One window from the genome of Flavobacterium agricola encodes:
- a CDS encoding MATE family efflux transporter, with amino-acid sequence MNLSIYTREFKRNIQLAYPIVLGMLGHNLVSLVDNIMVGHLGATQLAAVSLANSFVFIALSVGIGFSTAITPLVAQHDAKHDIEGVRNTFHHGVVLCATLGLVLFSVIFFGKGAINYMRQPQEVVEMAKPFLDIVAFSLIPVVMFQGYKQFSDGMSFTKYAMYAIIICNIVHFLINLVLINGFLFFPEMGVMGAAYGTLISRIVMVVYMHIQLKNNNKLSIYFKQFSFKKMQKSVINRICALGLPSSLQMFFEVALFVSAVWLCGMIGKNEQAANQIALNLVSATYMFASGLSITAMIRVGNQKGLEDFNYLKTVARSIFLLALILEVIFALFFIFMNGVLPYIFLDMAAPETLAENTQVFKIASSLLVVAALFQLSDGIQAVVLGALRGLQDVKVPAVVAFIAYWIIGFPISVYLGLYTNLGAVGVWIGLSFGLTVAAILLYLRFKRLTNKYITENTQTI; translated from the coding sequence ATGAATTTAAGTATTTACACACGCGAATTTAAGCGCAACATTCAGTTGGCATATCCTATTGTTTTAGGAATGTTAGGGCATAACTTAGTTAGCTTGGTAGATAATATTATGGTGGGGCATTTAGGTGCTACGCAATTGGCAGCCGTTTCATTAGCTAATAGCTTTGTTTTTATTGCGCTGTCCGTTGGTATTGGTTTTTCTACAGCAATTACACCGCTAGTAGCGCAACATGATGCCAAGCATGATATTGAAGGAGTTAGAAATACGTTTCACCACGGTGTTGTTTTATGTGCAACCTTAGGTTTGGTACTTTTTTCGGTAATCTTTTTCGGTAAAGGTGCTATTAATTATATGCGCCAGCCACAAGAAGTAGTAGAAATGGCTAAACCTTTTTTAGATATTGTTGCTTTTTCATTAATCCCGGTGGTTATGTTTCAGGGCTACAAACAATTTTCAGACGGAATGTCGTTTACAAAATATGCTATGTATGCCATTATTATATGTAACATTGTCCATTTTTTAATTAACTTAGTTTTAATTAATGGATTTTTGTTTTTTCCTGAAATGGGCGTAATGGGTGCTGCATACGGAACCTTAATATCGCGCATAGTAATGGTTGTTTATATGCACATTCAGTTAAAAAACAACAACAAACTAAGTATTTATTTTAAGCAATTTAGCTTTAAAAAGATGCAGAAATCTGTAATTAACAGAATATGTGCTTTAGGTTTACCCTCATCTTTACAAATGTTTTTTGAGGTTGCCTTATTTGTTTCTGCTGTTTGGTTGTGTGGTATGATTGGTAAAAATGAACAAGCAGCTAATCAAATTGCTTTAAACCTGGTTTCTGCAACCTATATGTTTGCATCAGGATTAAGTATTACGGCTATGATTCGTGTTGGTAATCAGAAAGGATTAGAAGATTTTAATTATTTAAAAACGGTAGCACGTTCTATATTTTTATTAGCATTAATTTTAGAAGTTATTTTTGCCCTTTTCTTTATTTTTATGAATGGTGTGTTGCCTTACATCTTTTTAGATATGGCTGCGCCAGAAACGTTGGCAGAAAATACACAGGTATTTAAAATCGCATCAAGTTTATTAGTAGTTGCCGCTTTATTTCAATTGTCTGACGGTATTCAGGCAGTAGTTTTAGGTGCTTTACGTGGCTTGCAAGATGTAAAAGTTCCGGCAGTGGTTGCCTTTATTGCTTATTGGATTATAGGTTTCCCGATTTCGGTTTATTTAGGATTATATACCAATTTAGGCGCAGTTGGCGTATGGATTGGATTAAGTTTTGGCTTAACCGTAGCCGCAATTTTATTATATTTACGTTTTAAACGCTTAACAAATAAATACATTACCGAAAATACACAAACGATTTAA
- a CDS encoding PPK2 family polyphosphate kinase — protein sequence MMKIKSESYQITPTTDWNSLPTRIETGLSTRKINNQPKKISNQLSDLQEIMYAQHKYSVLICLQGMDTAGKDSLIREVFSAFNPRGVEVSNFKTPTALELSHDFLWRHYIALPERGVFGVFNRSHYENVLIARVHPEIVLNENIPNIDSVETITPKFWKQRFKQIKNFEKNLVQNGTLILKFYLHLSYDEQRERILRRLDKPQHNWKFEPSDIKERKYWNAYQECYQDALQQTATKKCPWFVIPADDKETARLLVAQIILEHLQNLPELSLPELDPEIKEKINGYRKSLLND from the coding sequence ATTATGAAAATTAAAAGTGAAAGCTATCAGATTACTCCAACTACCGATTGGAACAGTTTACCTACCCGAATAGAAACGGGCTTATCTACTCGTAAAATAAACAATCAGCCTAAAAAAATAAGCAATCAGTTAAGCGATTTGCAAGAAATTATGTATGCCCAACACAAATACAGCGTATTAATTTGTTTACAAGGTATGGATACAGCCGGAAAAGACAGCTTAATTCGCGAAGTTTTTAGTGCATTTAATCCGCGTGGGGTAGAAGTAAGTAATTTTAAAACCCCAACAGCATTAGAATTATCGCACGATTTTTTATGGCGTCATTATATTGCATTACCCGAACGTGGTGTTTTTGGAGTTTTTAATCGCTCGCATTATGAAAATGTTTTAATTGCTCGGGTACATCCGGAAATTGTTTTGAACGAAAATATTCCAAATATTGATTCGGTTGAAACTATTACACCGAAGTTTTGGAAACAACGTTTTAAACAAATTAAAAATTTTGAAAAAAACTTAGTACAAAACGGAACCTTAATTTTAAAATTTTATTTGCATTTAAGTTATGATGAGCAACGCGAACGTATTTTACGCCGTTTAGATAAACCACAACACAACTGGAAATTTGAACCTTCGGATATTAAAGAGCGAAAATATTGGAATGCGTATCAGGAATGTTATCAAGATGCCTTGCAACAAACAGCTACTAAAAAATGTCCTTGGTTTGTAATTCCGGCCGATGATAAAGAAACTGCACGTTTGCTTGTAGCTCAAATTATTTTAGAACATTTACAAAACTTGCCCGAGCTTTCATTGCCCGAATTAGATCCGGAAATAAAAGAAAAAATAAATGGATATCGCAAATCATTACTCAATGATTAA
- a CDS encoding DUF6929 family protein, whose translation MNKLLLEILLQITGITAASGIHYQNEKLYVVSDESDYLYEYQLTANELKKHALTDNPQELRSKQTKRDYEAIAANGTDLYLFGSGSKPNRELVTQFNTQNQAVQNFSLDLLYPSIASFAEINPDELNIEGALFRGDDLLLFNRGNGANNKNFIVTVQGKNFTEEFNIFIQDIKLPQLNGINTGFSDAVLVGDKIYFLATAEGGSSTYNDGQIAGTLFGCIDTKRFKVKYTEVLSNDKKLEGLTVLNQDKKNITFLLCEDSDDSTQNVATIYKLNIKK comes from the coding sequence ATGAACAAATTATTACTCGAAATATTGCTTCAAATTACGGGCATTACAGCAGCTTCAGGCATTCACTATCAAAACGAAAAATTATATGTTGTTTCTGACGAGAGCGATTATTTATACGAATATCAGCTTACAGCTAATGAACTTAAAAAACATGCTTTAACCGATAACCCACAAGAACTTAGATCTAAACAAACCAAACGCGATTATGAAGCCATTGCAGCCAATGGTACAGATTTGTATTTGTTTGGTTCGGGCTCTAAACCCAATCGCGAATTGGTTACGCAGTTTAATACACAAAACCAAGCAGTACAAAATTTTTCGTTAGATTTATTATATCCGTCAATTGCATCTTTTGCAGAAATAAATCCGGACGAACTAAATATTGAAGGAGCTTTGTTTAGAGGAGATGATTTATTGCTTTTTAATCGCGGTAACGGTGCAAACAATAAAAACTTTATTGTTACCGTTCAGGGTAAAAACTTTACTGAAGAATTTAATATTTTTATTCAAGACATTAAATTGCCACAATTAAATGGCATAAACACCGGATTTTCAGACGCAGTACTTGTTGGAGATAAAATTTATTTTTTAGCAACGGCCGAAGGCGGTAGCTCAACCTACAACGACGGACAAATTGCTGGCACGCTATTTGGATGCATCGATACCAAGCGTTTTAAGGTAAAATACACCGAAGTTTTAAGTAACGATAAAAAGTTAGAAGGGCTTACCGTTTTAAACCAAGACAAAAAAAACATTACCTTTTTATTGTGTGAAGACAGCGATGATAGCACCCAAAACGTAGCAACCATTTATAAACTAAATATTAAAAAATAA
- a CDS encoding SIMPL domain-containing protein yields the protein MKKIILLLTTFLSVAVMQAQNNQPTPQVNVTGTSEIKIVPNYAVITIGVETKNDKAEVAKNENDAVVAKMLKTIKKFKIEDKHFQTQRVNLFKNRDYEKKRDFYQANQTVKIELYNLDKYDELVGALIADGANSIQGVEYKSTETEKYQAELRKKAALNAKAKAEDFASAFGQKVGKALVISDNSSTNFNPPMYAKMNLEMADASGSTLAVGEITLNANVSISFELL from the coding sequence ATGAAAAAAATAATTTTACTTTTAACCACATTTTTATCTGTAGCCGTTATGCAAGCGCAAAACAACCAACCTACACCGCAAGTAAATGTAACAGGAACAAGCGAAATTAAAATTGTACCTAATTATGCGGTAATTACCATTGGAGTAGAAACTAAAAATGATAAAGCCGAAGTTGCTAAAAACGAAAATGATGCCGTGGTAGCTAAAATGCTAAAAACGATTAAGAAGTTTAAAATTGAAGACAAGCATTTTCAAACCCAACGCGTAAACTTATTTAAAAACAGAGATTACGAGAAAAAAAGAGATTTTTACCAAGCCAACCAAACCGTTAAAATTGAGTTGTACAACTTAGATAAATATGATGAATTGGTAGGTGCTTTAATTGCTGATGGTGCTAATTCAATTCAAGGCGTAGAATACAAATCTACTGAAACTGAAAAATACCAAGCAGAATTACGTAAAAAAGCAGCTTTAAATGCTAAAGCAAAAGCAGAAGATTTTGCCTCTGCATTTGGGCAAAAAGTTGGAAAAGCATTGGTTATTTCTGACAATTCATCAACCAACTTTAATCCGCCAATGTACGCTAAAATGAATTTAGAAATGGCAGATGCATCAGGTTCTACCTTAGCAGTTGGAGAAATTACTTTAAATGCGAACGTGAGCATTAGTTTTGAGTTATTATAA
- a CDS encoding ABC-F family ATP-binding cassette domain-containing protein: MITVNDVAVEFGGTTLFSDVTFAINENDKIALMGKNGAGKSTLLKIVAGLNKPSRGVVSAPKDAVIAYLPQHLLTEDNCTVFEETSKAFASIFKMRDEIEALNEQLTVRTDYESDDYMKLIERVSELSEKFYSIEEINYEAEVEKILKGLGFTAADFNRPTSEFSGGWRMRIELAKILLQNPDLILLDEPTNHMDIESIQWLEDFLINSAKAVMVISHDRAFVDNITNRTIEVTMGRIYDYKAKYTDYLELRKDRRVHQQKAYDEQQKFIAENKAFIERFKGTFSKTEQVQSRVRMLEKLVLVEVDEVDNSALRLKFPPAARTGQYPVVVEELSKTYGDHVVFKNANMVIERGQKVAFVGKNGEGKSTMIKAIMGEIDFDGKCELGHNAKVGYFAQNQASLLDGEITIFDTVDRIAVGDIRTQIKNILGAFMFAGDDIQKKVKVLSGGEKTRLAMVKLLLEPYNVLILDEPTNHLDMKTKDIIKEALKEFEGTLILVSHDRDFLDGLAEKVFEFGNKRVKEHFEDIKGFLATKKMESLHDIEK, encoded by the coding sequence ATGATTACAGTTAACGATGTAGCCGTAGAATTTGGCGGAACCACTTTATTTAGCGACGTAACTTTTGCTATTAATGAAAATGATAAAATTGCATTAATGGGTAAAAACGGCGCAGGAAAATCAACCTTATTAAAAATTGTTGCCGGTTTAAATAAACCAAGCCGTGGCGTAGTTTCTGCTCCGAAAGATGCCGTAATTGCTTATTTACCACAGCATTTATTAACAGAAGATAATTGTACGGTGTTTGAAGAAACATCTAAAGCTTTTGCCTCAATTTTTAAAATGCGCGATGAAATAGAAGCCTTAAACGAACAGTTAACCGTGCGTACCGATTACGAAAGCGACGATTATATGAAGTTGATTGAACGCGTGTCGGAATTGTCTGAAAAATTTTATTCGATTGAAGAAATTAATTACGAAGCTGAGGTAGAAAAAATATTAAAAGGTTTAGGTTTTACAGCTGCTGATTTTAACCGACCAACTTCAGAATTTTCTGGAGGATGGCGTATGCGCATCGAATTAGCTAAAATTTTATTGCAAAACCCCGATTTAATTTTATTAGATGAACCAACCAACCACATGGATATCGAATCGATTCAGTGGTTAGAAGATTTTTTAATCAATTCGGCAAAAGCAGTAATGGTTATTTCGCACGACCGTGCCTTTGTAGATAATATTACCAACCGTACTATTGAGGTTACCATGGGCCGTATTTACGATTATAAAGCAAAATATACCGATTATTTAGAACTGCGTAAAGACCGCCGCGTGCATCAACAAAAAGCATATGATGAGCAACAAAAGTTTATTGCCGAAAACAAAGCGTTTATAGAACGTTTTAAAGGTACGTTTTCTAAAACCGAACAAGTACAATCGCGCGTGCGTATGTTAGAAAAATTGGTTTTGGTTGAGGTTGATGAAGTTGATAATTCTGCCTTGCGTTTAAAATTCCCGCCAGCGGCAAGAACGGGTCAATATCCGGTAGTTGTAGAGGAATTATCTAAAACCTACGGCGATCATGTGGTATTTAAAAACGCCAATATGGTTATTGAACGCGGACAAAAAGTTGCTTTTGTTGGTAAAAACGGTGAAGGTAAATCAACCATGATTAAAGCCATTATGGGCGAAATTGATTTTGACGGAAAATGCGAATTAGGCCATAATGCCAAAGTTGGATATTTTGCGCAAAACCAAGCATCTTTGTTAGATGGTGAAATCACTATTTTTGATACCGTAGATCGTATTGCAGTTGGCGATATTCGTACTCAAATTAAAAATATTTTAGGTGCGTTTATGTTTGCTGGCGATGATATTCAGAAAAAAGTAAAAGTACTTTCGGGAGGTGAAAAAACACGATTGGCAATGGTGAAACTTTTATTAGAACCGTATAACGTTTTAATTTTAGACGAACCTACCAACCATTTAGATATGAAAACAAAAGATATTATTAAAGAAGCTTTAAAAGAATTTGAAGGAACTTTAATATTAGTTTCTCACGACCGTGATTTTTTAGATGGTTTGGCCGAAAAAGTTTTTGAGTTTGGTAACAAACGCGTTAAGGAACATTTTGAAGATATTAAAGGTTTCTTAGCAACTAAAAAAATGGAAAGTTTACACGACATAGAAAAATAA
- a CDS encoding WG repeat-containing protein: MQKKISWIIMLLTLQMGYAQFERLEQATNNQELISLFDQEVKMFATIVATFQNTSFPSSKKPTEPFTLNFNKEAYQQLVKNETELNPSFFTFIKEDKVAISLLKDPNIKTFNFKIDADMYPTKVIYFDGETEVVTDSTRFDRFDIFYPTQQKMVDKIEVAYHFNTPQKIDSLVIPLQKNKTITSPIGFVKVISDAPEAVTLQTDINPNVFINIQGADAADKRYAWGFKGQSNDTYQNQEKKLNKVIKSANRISKKAEKKMHLPFHDFKAYFFKQLKKTEKKLAKSNKQSDLNYITLAFGTTPLQNIIAYYPTEYYKANTTKTLNNSNFEFLITNNDNQYSVYDSETNLLLTLPKNYDPVQNYFYKNNRTYYYLDLMQKKLIPQNYSQVNELNNKLSLVWSDNDLLVVNETNTPILKANDYIQDTSFKTTVLFTDKNQYIACEQMEELTELTDIEITQYLNKGYYKAEKNGKIGVLDACGQIVIPFEYDNVIEFNEIANLFPSDLVFGVKQNDKWGYVNAKNEVVIPFEYDEANTSFSYGIAVVGLNNEDGSPTSSGLINLENKRLTPFQNSGYSASTSNGKRTYGLNYKQYDHLGNEVKQ; encoded by the coding sequence ATGCAAAAAAAAATCAGTTGGATTATTATGTTGTTAACCCTGCAAATGGGTTATGCACAATTTGAAAGGTTAGAACAAGCAACAAACAACCAAGAACTTATTTCGCTATTCGACCAGGAAGTGAAAATGTTTGCTACAATAGTTGCTACATTTCAAAATACATCATTCCCGTCATCTAAAAAACCGACAGAACCTTTCACATTAAATTTTAATAAAGAAGCTTATCAGCAGCTTGTTAAAAATGAAACGGAATTAAACCCGAGTTTTTTTACCTTTATTAAAGAAGATAAGGTTGCTATTAGTTTACTTAAAGATCCGAATATAAAAACCTTCAACTTTAAAATAGATGCCGATATGTATCCTACAAAAGTTATTTATTTTGATGGAGAAACTGAAGTTGTAACAGATTCAACAAGGTTTGATAGATTTGATATTTTTTACCCAACTCAACAAAAAATGGTAGATAAGATTGAAGTTGCTTACCATTTTAATACGCCACAAAAAATAGACAGCTTGGTTATTCCTTTGCAAAAAAACAAAACCATTACCAGCCCAATTGGGTTTGTTAAGGTTATTTCTGATGCGCCAGAAGCTGTAACCTTACAAACCGACATAAATCCGAATGTTTTTATTAACATACAAGGTGCTGATGCAGCAGATAAAAGATACGCATGGGGTTTTAAAGGCCAAAGCAACGATACGTATCAGAATCAAGAAAAAAAATTAAATAAAGTAATTAAATCGGCGAATAGAATAAGTAAAAAGGCTGAGAAAAAAATGCATTTGCCATTTCATGATTTTAAGGCATACTTTTTTAAACAACTAAAAAAAACAGAAAAAAAGTTAGCTAAAAGCAATAAACAATCCGATTTAAACTATATAACATTAGCTTTTGGTACAACGCCTTTACAAAACATTATTGCTTATTATCCTACCGAGTATTATAAGGCAAACACCACAAAAACATTAAACAACAGTAATTTTGAATTTTTAATTACAAATAATGACAACCAATATAGCGTATATGATAGCGAAACAAACCTATTGCTAACCTTACCTAAAAACTACGATCCGGTACAGAATTATTTCTATAAAAATAACAGAACCTATTATTACTTAGATTTGATGCAAAAAAAACTCATTCCGCAAAACTACTCGCAAGTAAACGAACTAAACAACAAACTAAGTTTGGTTTGGTCTGACAATGATTTGTTGGTGGTTAACGAAACCAATACCCCTATTTTAAAAGCAAACGATTACATACAAGACACAAGTTTTAAAACTACCGTATTGTTTACTGACAAAAATCAATATATAGCTTGTGAGCAAATGGAAGAGCTTACTGAGTTAACAGATATAGAGATTACGCAGTACTTAAACAAAGGGTATTACAAGGCCGAAAAAAATGGTAAAATTGGTGTTTTAGATGCTTGCGGGCAAATTGTTATTCCTTTTGAATATGACAATGTTATTGAATTTAATGAAATTGCGAATCTGTTTCCGAGTGATCTTGTATTTGGTGTAAAACAAAATGATAAATGGGGCTACGTAAATGCAAAAAACGAAGTAGTTATTCCTTTTGAGTACGACGAAGCTAATACCTCTTTTTCGTACGGAATTGCGGTGGTTGGTTTAAATAATGAAGACGGTTCTCCAACCTCGTCAGGTTTAATAAACCTTGAAAACAAAAGGTTAACCCCATTTCAAAACAGTGGCTATTCTGCTTCTACATCAAACGGAAAACGCACCTACGGTTTAAATTATAAACAATACGACCATTTAGGTAATGAAGTAAAACAGTAA
- a CDS encoding adenine phosphoribosyltransferase, with amino-acid sequence MLTLQQKIDQAIVNVPDFPTAGIQYKDITPLFLNPTLSQEIIDAFVAQAQGKVDVVCGIESRGFLYGVQIAHQLNVPFVLIRKAGKLPPPTLAVSYDLEYGSATIELNKNYIPKGARVMIHDDILATGGTAAAAAELITLCEAQVVQFSFIATLGFLNGKEKLTPITSNIISLTTF; translated from the coding sequence ATGCTTACGTTACAACAAAAAATAGATCAGGCCATTGTTAATGTTCCTGACTTTCCTACGGCTGGTATTCAGTATAAAGATATTACGCCTTTGTTTTTAAACCCAACTTTATCTCAAGAAATTATAGATGCATTTGTGGCACAAGCACAAGGCAAGGTAGATGTGGTTTGTGGTATAGAAAGTCGCGGTTTTTTATACGGTGTTCAAATTGCGCATCAGCTAAATGTACCTTTTGTATTAATACGCAAAGCAGGTAAATTACCACCGCCAACCCTTGCCGTTTCTTACGATTTAGAGTACGGATCGGCTACTATAGAACTAAACAAAAACTACATTCCTAAAGGAGCCCGTGTAATGATTCACGACGACATTTTAGCAACCGGAGGTACTGCAGCAGCAGCGGCTGAATTAATTACTCTTTGCGAAGCGCAAGTAGTTCAATTCTCGTTTATTGCAACCTTAGGTTTTTTAAACGGTAAAGAGAAACTAACACCTATTACCTCTAACATTATTAGTTTAACTACCTTTTAG
- a CDS encoding DUF1801 domain-containing protein translates to MVELMQQATGEKAQMFGPTIIGFGSYQYQYASGHGGVAPLLGFSPRKAALSLYVYSGTPQEDVLLQQLGTFKMGKACMYVKKLSDINLTILQQIMQLSLAHTTQVYTRL, encoded by the coding sequence TTGGTTGAGCTGATGCAACAAGCCACGGGCGAAAAAGCCCAAATGTTTGGTCCTACTATTATTGGGTTTGGTTCGTACCAATACCAATACGCATCGGGGCACGGCGGTGTAGCACCTTTACTCGGCTTTTCGCCTCGTAAAGCAGCTTTATCTCTTTATGTATATTCGGGTACCCCGCAAGAAGATGTCTTGCTACAACAATTAGGTACCTTTAAAATGGGCAAAGCCTGTATGTATGTTAAAAAATTAAGCGACATTAATCTGACCATTTTACAACAAATCATGCAGCTTAGTTTGGCACATACCACTCAAGTTTATACCCGTTTATAA
- a CDS encoding DUF1801 domain-containing protein — MTAVQNISDYIAQLDAEHQAAAQNLHNFILAHAPAQTQATISYKIPTYKYNGNLLHFAFAKKHIGLYPGPEAIAHFTNQLHAYKQTKGAIQIPYNQPFPFSLLADILAYNIDLLADKKGPSWHNYRANWQEANEVMEQIVVQLPLQKTFKWGTDVYTFQDKNVVAWGGFKNFFAIWFYNGVFLTDPLQVLVNANEAQTKALRQWRFTSDQKLPEAAIKNYIQEAIETVKQGKVVAPAKTVAPTLTGYLAEQVNQNSELKKAFDALTPGKQNEYIAYIEEAKQEKTKASRYTKIVPLILAGQGLNDKYKK, encoded by the coding sequence ATGACAGCTGTACAAAACATTTCAGACTACATTGCGCAATTGGATGCCGAGCATCAAGCAGCCGCACAAAATTTACACAATTTTATACTGGCTCATGCCCCAGCACAAACCCAAGCAACCATAAGCTATAAAATACCCACCTACAAGTACAACGGCAACTTGTTGCATTTTGCATTTGCAAAAAAACACATTGGTTTGTACCCCGGGCCCGAAGCTATAGCACATTTTACAAACCAATTACACGCGTACAAACAAACCAAAGGCGCCATACAAATTCCGTACAACCAACCTTTTCCATTTTCTTTATTGGCCGATATACTGGCTTATAATATAGATTTATTAGCAGATAAAAAAGGGCCGAGCTGGCACAATTACAGAGCCAATTGGCAAGAAGCAAACGAAGTTATGGAACAAATTGTGGTACAACTACCGTTACAAAAAACTTTTAAATGGGGTACCGATGTGTACACCTTTCAGGATAAAAATGTGGTAGCTTGGGGTGGTTTTAAAAACTTTTTTGCCATTTGGTTTTACAACGGTGTGTTTTTAACCGACCCATTGCAGGTATTGGTAAATGCTAACGAGGCACAAACTAAAGCGTTACGCCAATGGCGCTTTACATCAGACCAAAAACTACCCGAAGCTGCTATTAAAAACTACATACAAGAAGCTATAGAAACGGTTAAACAAGGCAAAGTAGTAGCACCTGCAAAAACTGTTGCACCAACCCTAACGGGGTATTTGGCCGAACAAGTAAACCAAAACTCAGAACTTAAAAAAGCTTTTGATGCCCTTACACCAGGCAAACAAAATGAATATATAGCGTATATTGAAGAGGCCAAACAAGAAAAAACCAAAGCCAGCCGTTACACCAAAATTGTACCTTTAATATTGGCAGGGCAAGGCTTAAACGACAAGTATAAAAAATAA
- a CDS encoding GNAT family N-acetyltransferase, whose product MHLDYTLTLAQPNQDEAVWAILQQGIAKRKQEGSTQWQDGYPNLDVVRTDIAQAEGYVVTNTEGTVVAYQVLSARPEPAYEALPTGWLTQNQPYLVIHRMAVTQTPKIKGLATWMLQQAERIATEKGIKSIKVDTNFDNAPMLALFKKLGYTYVGEVYFRGSARMAFEKIL is encoded by the coding sequence ATGCATTTAGATTACACCCTAACTTTAGCACAACCCAATCAGGACGAAGCCGTTTGGGCTATTTTACAACAAGGCATTGCCAAACGCAAACAAGAGGGCAGTACGCAGTGGCAAGACGGCTACCCCAATTTAGATGTGGTGCGTACCGACATTGCCCAAGCCGAAGGCTATGTGGTTACCAATACCGAAGGTACGGTTGTTGCCTACCAAGTGCTATCGGCCCGACCAGAACCGGCTTACGAGGCTTTACCTACCGGCTGGTTAACCCAAAACCAACCGTATTTGGTTATACACCGTATGGCTGTAACACAAACCCCTAAAATAAAAGGATTAGCTACTTGGATGCTGCAACAAGCCGAACGTATTGCTACCGAAAAAGGGATTAAAAGTATTAAAGTAGATACCAATTTTGACAATGCTCCAATGTTGGCCTTGTTTAAAAAGTTAGGCTATACGTATGTAGGCGAAGTTTATTTTAGAGGGAGCGCGCGCATGGCTTTTGAAAAGATTTTGTAA
- a CDS encoding HU family DNA-binding protein: MSIKFNVVEKPQPGVVGGGVKKWYASVKADGEVSIDELTKEIEKFSALSEADIRGVIIALENVIVNQIVNGKIVRLDKLGSFYPSLSSEGAATEADFNASLIKAAKMNYRPGTRIADALKTAKFQKRK, encoded by the coding sequence ATGTCTATTAAATTTAATGTTGTAGAAAAACCGCAACCAGGAGTAGTAGGTGGCGGTGTAAAAAAATGGTATGCAAGCGTAAAAGCAGATGGTGAAGTATCTATCGATGAATTAACTAAAGAAATCGAAAAATTTTCGGCACTTTCAGAAGCCGATATCCGTGGCGTAATCATAGCGCTTGAAAACGTTATTGTAAACCAAATTGTAAACGGAAAAATTGTACGTTTAGACAAGTTAGGTAGTTTTTACCCAAGCCTATCGAGTGAGGGGGCAGCTACCGAAGCTGATTTTAACGCAAGTTTAATTAAAGCTGCAAAAATGAATTACCGACCAGGCACACGTATTGCCGATGCTTTAAAAACAGCTAAATTTCAAAAAAGAAAATAA
- a CDS encoding GreA/GreB family elongation factor: MSTPLILTTGVYDLIKDHVRRKKVSKEQEDLLTDNLRHATQVVRKELPENVVTVDRKVKVKNVTANEELELALVGPARAKVTKKRYSILSDIGLATVGKAVGETVEWPTNEGTTTYQILEVAAL; the protein is encoded by the coding sequence ATGTCAACACCATTGATTTTAACAACAGGGGTTTACGACCTGATTAAAGATCACGTAAGAAGAAAAAAAGTATCTAAAGAACAAGAAGATCTTTTAACCGACAACCTACGCCACGCTACACAAGTAGTACGTAAAGAACTACCAGAAAACGTGGTAACTGTAGACCGTAAGGTAAAAGTAAAAAACGTTACAGCTAACGAGGAGTTAGAACTGGCTTTAGTTGGCCCTGCGCGTGCTAAGGTTACTAAAAAGCGTTACTCTATTCTATCTGATATTGGTTTAGCTACCGTAGGTAAAGCCGTTGGCGAAACGGTAGAATGGCCTACTAACGAGGGTACAACAACCTATCAAATTTTAGAAGTTGCTGCTTTATAA